The following DNA comes from Mycobacterium sp. MS1601.
CCGGGATCGGTCAGCACCCTGCGCGGGCACGGTATGCCGCATCTGCGGTCCGGCGTGCGCGGTGACCTGCACGGCCACATCAACGTCGTCGTGCCGACCAAGTTGGACGGCCGTGACACCGAACTGCTGCGCGATCTGAAGAACAACCGCACCCGCGACGTCGCCGAGGTCAAGTCCACCCACTCGAGTGCCGGGCACAACGGCGGCATCTTCAGCCGCCTGCGTGAGACATTCAGCGGTCGCTAGCGCCGGTGTCTGACCCGGTCTTCTACCTCGACGCCGTTCCCGACGCCGGGGCGCTGGCCAGCCTCGACGGTGACGAAGGCTTCCACGCGGCCAGCGTGCGCCGCATCCGGGTGGGTGAGCGCATCGTTCTCGGCGACGGCGCCGGGGTTCTGGCCGACTGCACCGTCGAAACCGTCGAGAAACGGGGACTGCAGGCCCGGGTGATGGACCGCCGCGTGGAGCAGGCTCCAACGCCCACCGTCACCGTGGTGCAGGCCATCCCGAAGGCCGAACGCTCCGAACTGGCGATCGAACTGGCCACCGAAGCCGGCGCCGACGCGTTCGTGGCCTGGCAGGCAGCCCGTTGCGTTGCCCGGTGGGATGGCCCCAAGGCCGACAAGGGCTTACGACGTTGGCGTGCGGTCGCCCGCTCGGCGGCGCGCCAGTCCCGCCGCGCCTTCATCCCCGTGATCGACGGGGTGGCTTCCACCGCCGACGTCGTGAAGAACCTGGATGGCGTGACGCTGGCGCTGCATGAATCCGCAACTGTGCCGTTGACGAACATCGATCTGGCGCAGGCGCATTCGATCACCTTGGTGGTCGGCCCCGAGGGTGGGCTCACCGGGGACGAGTTGAGCGCGTTGGTGGACGCGGGCGCGCACGTAGTGCGCCTGGGCCCGACGGTGTTACGGACGTCCACCGCGGCGGCCGTGGCGCTGGGGGCGCTCGGCGTGCTCACCGCGCGCTGGGATCAGTCGGGCATGTAGGGGTAACGGAAGTCGGTGTCGGGCAGCAGGTTCTCCTTGACGAACCTCCCGCTGACCCAGCGCTGCAGCGACAGCGGCGAACCGATCTTGTCGTTGGTGCCCGAGGCGCGGGCGCCACCGAACTGCTGCTTGCCGATCGTCATTCCGGCCGGTTTGTCGTTGATGGCCACATATCCCGCCGCGTCTCGCAGCACGGACAGGGCCTCGCCGATGGCTGCCCGGTCGGTCGCGTACACCGAACCGGTGAGTGCGTAGGGGCTGGTGGAATCCACCAGGTGCAACATCTGGGTCCACTCCTGATCCGGGTACACGTACACGGTGAGCACCGGACCGAAGAACTCGGTGGTCAAGGTGAAGGCGGTGGGGTCGGTTGACTCGAAGATGGTCGGTCTGACGAAGTATCCGACCTCTTTGCAGGCTCGGCCCCCGGCGATCACCGTATGCGACGCAAGGTTTTTGGCCGTCTCGATCGCCGCGGTCACGCGGTCATAGGCGGCTTCGTCGATCAGGGCGCCGACGAAGGTGCGGTGGTCGGCCACATCACCCATCGTCAGCGCCTCGGTCTGCTCGGCCAGGGATTCCCGGATGGTGGCCCACAGGCTGCGCGGAATGTAGGCACGGGAGGCTGCAGAGCACTTCTGCCCCTGGAATTCGAAAGCGCCTCGGATCAGCCCGGCGATCACGGCATCTGGATCGGCGGAGACGTGCGCAACGACGGCGTTCTTGCCGCCGGTTTCACCGACCATCCGTGGGTAGCCGCGGTAGTCGTCGATATGGTCGGCCACTTTCTTCCAGAGCCGGCGGAAGACGGCGGTGGAGCCGGTGAAACTGAGCCCGGCCAGTTCCGGGTGTGCCAGCGCGACGTCGGTGACCAGCTCCCCATCTCCATGGACGGTGTTGATCACTCCCGGCGGCAGACCGGCCTCGTCGAAGATGCGGCGAACCACATCAGAGCTCACCGCGGACTTCTCCGACGGTTTCCACACCACGGTGTTGCCCATCAATGCCGCTGTCGCAGGCAGGTTCGCGGCGATGTTGGTGAAATTGAACGGCGTCACCGCGAGCACGAAGCCTTCGAGCCCGCGTTGGTCGAGATAGTTGTTCTCGCCCTGGACAGACTTCGGTTGGTTGGAGTAGATGCCTTCTGCCCAGAACGAATTGAAGCGCAACAGGTCCGCGAACTCACAGGCAGCGTCGATCTCGGCTTGATGGAACGTCTTGGACTGGTTCACCATGGTGGCGGCATTGATCTCGTTGCGGTACTTGCCGGTGACCAGTTCGGCGGCGCGCAGAAACACCGCGGTTCGCTCCCACCAGGGCAGGGTCGACCAGCTTCGTCGTGCCGTGAGGGCGGCTTCGATCGCGGATTGGACGTGGTGCACCCGGGCAACGCTGCGCTCACCGAGCACCGTGGTGTGATGGTGCGGGCAGACAACAGGTTCGGTTCGGTCTGTCATGAATGTCTCGCCGCCGATGGACAGTGGAATCTGCTGGGTCAGGCCGGACAGGCGGGTGATTTCCCGCGTGACGCCGCCTGCTTCGACCGATCCGGGACGGTAGGCGCGCACCGGCTCGACCTGGGGAATGGGAGCGTGGAAATTTCCGGCGACGGCATGGACCGGGGCACTCATGGTTCTGGGGTTCTCCTAGCGGATCAAGGGAAGCGAGTGATGCGGAATGGGTCGAGAACGTTGTGCACTGCGGTGCCGGACATTTCGTCGGCGACCAGTGCTCCGGTGACCGGACCCAGTGTGACGCCCAGCGTCCCGTGCCCGGTTGCGACGTAGAGCCCCGGACGGCCGGGCACGGGACCGATCACCGGAAGGTCGTCACACGTCGTTGGGCGGTGCCCGACCCATCTGATCTCGATGCGGGTGGGTCGCCAGTTCTGGAGGTAGCTCAGTCCATGCCGGATCACCATGTCGAGGCGGTCCTTGTTGACGACGTGGTCTCTGGCCCCGATGTCGAACGTGCCGGACAGTCGTACCGAGTTGCCGAAAGGTGAGCAGGCGACCATGTTTTCGTAGAGTTTGAGTGGATGCCGGGGCACTGTGCCCTCGCCGACGGCAGTCATACTCGTCCCCTTCGCCGCTTCCATGGGCAGCGTCACCCCCATGGGGCGTAACAGCGACGTGCTGGCGATTCCCGCTGCGACAAGGACGGTGTCGGAAACTATTTCACGTCCCCCGGCAGTTTCGGTGGTCCATGGGCCCGTGCCGGGTGCGCGGATGGCCCGCACCCCGTCTCCCTCGATCAGGGTCCCGCCGTTGTCCAGGAATGCCTGTGCCAGACCGTGAGTCAGTGTCTCGGGTCGTACGTGCCGCTCGGCCCGGACGTGGAGCACCCCGGCAACATCGGAGCTGATCGCCGGGTCGAACTCGGCCACCTCGCGGCCCCGGTGCAGCGCGACGTCTCCGACGTAACCCAGCGAACGCATCCGGGTGATCACCTGACGAAAGTGTTCGAGGCCGCGCTGCTGTTTGAACACCACCGCCAGACCGTCGGTGTGTTCTTCGAACAACACCCCGCGCTCGCGCAGGGAGTCATACGCGGCGACGGCTCGGGCGGCGAGCTGTTGTAGTGCCGCGGTGCCCTCGTTGTTACGCCTGGCGGTGCTGGCTCGCAGGAATTGTGTTACCCATGAGGCGAATCCGAGATCGAAGTGCGGGTGAAGTCGTGCAGGTCCGTTCTTGCTGAAGAAACTGGAGGCGGCGTCGGTCAGCACGCCGGGATGCGCTCGAGGGGTGGCCAATACCGGAGTGACCCAGCCCGCGTTGCCTGCCGAGGATCCGGTGCCTGCCGCTGCCGCGTCGACGACGGTGACGTCGTGGCCCGCGGCCGCGAGCTCGTAGGCGCACGACAGTCCGATGACGCCGGCGCCGACGATCGTTGTTCGCACGTTGGTTCTCCTGATTTATCTGCCGACAGTTCGGCTGCCCATCCCGAGCTGACGGCATGCTGCAAGCAGCCGACGAGGTGATGGCGCAGGTGCGACGAACGTGCGTTGGTCGTCGCCGGATCAGTAGTGGGGGTTGGTCAGAGGTGCCACGG
Coding sequences within:
- a CDS encoding NAD(P)/FAD-dependent oxidoreductase — encoded protein: MRTTIVGAGVIGLSCAYELAAAGHDVTVVDAAAAGTGSSAGNAGWVTPVLATPRAHPGVLTDAASSFFSKNGPARLHPHFDLGFASWVTQFLRASTARRNNEGTAALQQLAARAVAAYDSLRERGVLFEEHTDGLAVVFKQQRGLEHFRQVITRMRSLGYVGDVALHRGREVAEFDPAISSDVAGVLHVRAERHVRPETLTHGLAQAFLDNGGTLIEGDGVRAIRAPGTGPWTTETAGGREIVSDTVLVAAGIASTSLLRPMGVTLPMEAAKGTSMTAVGEGTVPRHPLKLYENMVACSPFGNSVRLSGTFDIGARDHVVNKDRLDMVIRHGLSYLQNWRPTRIEIRWVGHRPTTCDDLPVIGPVPGRPGLYVATGHGTLGVTLGPVTGALVADEMSGTAVHNVLDPFRITRFP
- the pruA gene encoding L-glutamate gamma-semialdehyde dehydrogenase; protein product: MSAPVHAVAGNFHAPIPQVEPVRAYRPGSVEAGGVTREITRLSGLTQQIPLSIGGETFMTDRTEPVVCPHHHTTVLGERSVARVHHVQSAIEAALTARRSWSTLPWWERTAVFLRAAELVTGKYRNEINAATMVNQSKTFHQAEIDAACEFADLLRFNSFWAEGIYSNQPKSVQGENNYLDQRGLEGFVLAVTPFNFTNIAANLPATAALMGNTVVWKPSEKSAVSSDVVRRIFDEAGLPPGVINTVHGDGELVTDVALAHPELAGLSFTGSTAVFRRLWKKVADHIDDYRGYPRMVGETGGKNAVVAHVSADPDAVIAGLIRGAFEFQGQKCSAASRAYIPRSLWATIRESLAEQTEALTMGDVADHRTFVGALIDEAAYDRVTAAIETAKNLASHTVIAGGRACKEVGYFVRPTIFESTDPTAFTLTTEFFGPVLTVYVYPDQEWTQMLHLVDSTSPYALTGSVYATDRAAIGEALSVLRDAAGYVAINDKPAGMTIGKQQFGGARASGTNDKIGSPLSLQRWVSGRFVKENLLPDTDFRYPYMPD
- a CDS encoding 16S rRNA (uracil(1498)-N(3))-methyltransferase, whose translation is MSDPVFYLDAVPDAGALASLDGDEGFHAASVRRIRVGERIVLGDGAGVLADCTVETVEKRGLQARVMDRRVEQAPTPTVTVVQAIPKAERSELAIELATEAGADAFVAWQAARCVARWDGPKADKGLRRWRAVARSAARQSRRAFIPVIDGVASTADVVKNLDGVTLALHESATVPLTNIDLAQAHSITLVVGPEGGLTGDELSALVDAGAHVVRLGPTVLRTSTAAAVALGALGVLTARWDQSGM